From Rissa tridactyla isolate bRisTri1 chromosome 7, bRisTri1.patW.cur.20221130, whole genome shotgun sequence, a single genomic window includes:
- the NUP35 gene encoding nucleoporin NUP35 isoform X5, with translation MMRDGPRISGFLWGAEPMTLGSPTSPKPGASAQFLPGFLMGDLPAPVTPQPRTLSGPSVGVMEMRSPLLAGGSPPQPVVPTHKDKSGAPPVRSLYDELSSPGLGSTPLGSRIPASFSITQSPLVGSMPSTPGTASSAFSPASVGQPRKTTLSPAQLDPFYTQGDSLTSEDQLDGTWVTVFGFPQASASYILLQFAQYGNILKHVMSNTGNWMHIRYQSKLQARKALSKDGRIFGESIMIGVKPCIDKTVMTNFDRSSTSSMSSALIPPTKCVSSPPVQPANYTTRFPTMRPLAPPYKAFASDYQVFLNGETPRKGESIAS, from the exons ATGATGCGAGACGGTCCTAGGATCAGCGGCTTCCTCTGGG GAGCTGAGCCAATGACGCTTGGTTCCCCAACATCTCCAAAACCAGGGGCTAGTGCTCAGTTTCTTCCTGGATTCTTGATGGGCGATTTACCTGCACCAGTGACCCCACAACCACGTACTTTAAGCGGCCCTTCGGTTGGTGTGATGGAAATGAGGTCTCCACTACTTGCAG GAGGATCTCCCCCACAACCAGTAGTCCCTACACATAAAGATAAAAGTGGTGCTCCACCAGTTAGAAGCCTGTATGACGAATTGTCTAGTCCTGGGCTTGGATCAACACCTCTAGGCTCAAGAATACCA GCCAGCTTTTCTATAACACAGAGCCCCTTGGTTGGAAGTATGCCATCAACTCCTGGAACAG CTTCAAGTGCGTTCAGTCCTGCAAGTGTTGGGCAGCCTAGGAAGACGACGCTTTCTCCTGCTCAGCTAGATCCTTTTTATACTCAGGGTGATTCCCTGACTTCAGAGGATCAGCTTGATGGCACGTGGGTAACTGTATTTGG ATTTCCTCAAGCATCAGCTTCCTATATTCTTCTACAATTTGCTCAGTATGGAAACATATTAAAGCATGTG ATGTCCAACACAGGAAACTGGATGCATATTCGCTATCAGTCTAAGCTTCAAGCCCGGAAAGCCTTAAGCAAAGATGGAAGAATTTTTGGTGAATCTATCATGATTGGTGTCAAGCCGTGTATAGATAAA ACTGTGATGACAAACTTTGACAGAAGCTCTACATCCTCCATGTCTTCAGCTTTAATTCCACCTACAAAATGCGTCTCCAGCCCACCAGTACAGCCTGCAAATTATACGACGAGGTTTCCCACAATGAGACCTCTTGCACCACCATATAAAGCCTTCGCTAGTGACTACCAG GTGTTTTTGAATGGAGAAACTCCTAGGAAAGGTGAAAGTATTGCATCTTAA
- the NUP35 gene encoding nucleoporin NUP35 isoform X2 yields MAAFAAEPPPAGAEPMTLGSPTSPKPGASAQFLPGFLMGDLPAPVTPQPRTLSGPSVGVMEMRSPLLAGGSPPQPVVPTHKDKSGAPPVRSLYDELSSPGLGSTPLGSRIPASFSITQSPLVGSMPSTPGTASSAFSPASVGQPRKTTLSPAQLDPFYTQGDSLTSEDQLDGTWVTVFGFPQASASYILLQFAQYGNILKHVMSNTGNWMHIRYQSKLQARKALSKDGRIFGESIMIGVKPCIDKTVMTNFDRSSTSSMSSALIPPTKCVSSPPVQPANYTTRFPTMRPLAPPYKAFASDYQVFLNGETPRKGGGLLGGRTLCTADCPGQGLFLVFAMLMVFLAFIAAL; encoded by the exons ATGGCCGCCTTCGCCGCGGAGCCACCGCCCGCAG GAGCTGAGCCAATGACGCTTGGTTCCCCAACATCTCCAAAACCAGGGGCTAGTGCTCAGTTTCTTCCTGGATTCTTGATGGGCGATTTACCTGCACCAGTGACCCCACAACCACGTACTTTAAGCGGCCCTTCGGTTGGTGTGATGGAAATGAGGTCTCCACTACTTGCAG GAGGATCTCCCCCACAACCAGTAGTCCCTACACATAAAGATAAAAGTGGTGCTCCACCAGTTAGAAGCCTGTATGACGAATTGTCTAGTCCTGGGCTTGGATCAACACCTCTAGGCTCAAGAATACCA GCCAGCTTTTCTATAACACAGAGCCCCTTGGTTGGAAGTATGCCATCAACTCCTGGAACAG CTTCAAGTGCGTTCAGTCCTGCAAGTGTTGGGCAGCCTAGGAAGACGACGCTTTCTCCTGCTCAGCTAGATCCTTTTTATACTCAGGGTGATTCCCTGACTTCAGAGGATCAGCTTGATGGCACGTGGGTAACTGTATTTGG ATTTCCTCAAGCATCAGCTTCCTATATTCTTCTACAATTTGCTCAGTATGGAAACATATTAAAGCATGTG ATGTCCAACACAGGAAACTGGATGCATATTCGCTATCAGTCTAAGCTTCAAGCCCGGAAAGCCTTAAGCAAAGATGGAAGAATTTTTGGTGAATCTATCATGATTGGTGTCAAGCCGTGTATAGATAAA ACTGTGATGACAAACTTTGACAGAAGCTCTACATCCTCCATGTCTTCAGCTTTAATTCCACCTACAAAATGCGTCTCCAGCCCACCAGTACAGCCTGCAAATTATACGACGAGGTTTCCCACAATGAGACCTCTTGCACCACCATATAAAGCCTTCGCTAGTGACTACCAG GTGTTTTTGAATGGAGAAACTCCTAGGAAAG gtggtGGACTCCTTGGAGGAAGAACACTGTGCACAGCTGACTGCCCAGGACAGGGACTGTTCTTAGTATTTGCAATGTTAATGGTTTTTTTAGCATTTATTGCTGCTTTATAA
- the NUP35 gene encoding nucleoporin NUP35 isoform X1, with amino-acid sequence MMRDGPRISGFLWGAEPMTLGSPTSPKPGASAQFLPGFLMGDLPAPVTPQPRTLSGPSVGVMEMRSPLLAGGSPPQPVVPTHKDKSGAPPVRSLYDELSSPGLGSTPLGSRIPASFSITQSPLVGSMPSTPGTASSAFSPASVGQPRKTTLSPAQLDPFYTQGDSLTSEDQLDGTWVTVFGFPQASASYILLQFAQYGNILKHVMSNTGNWMHIRYQSKLQARKALSKDGRIFGESIMIGVKPCIDKTVMTNFDRSSTSSMSSALIPPTKCVSSPPVQPANYTTRFPTMRPLAPPYKAFASDYQVFLNGETPRKGGGLLGGRTLCTADCPGQGLFLVFAMLMVFLAFIAAL; translated from the exons ATGATGCGAGACGGTCCTAGGATCAGCGGCTTCCTCTGGG GAGCTGAGCCAATGACGCTTGGTTCCCCAACATCTCCAAAACCAGGGGCTAGTGCTCAGTTTCTTCCTGGATTCTTGATGGGCGATTTACCTGCACCAGTGACCCCACAACCACGTACTTTAAGCGGCCCTTCGGTTGGTGTGATGGAAATGAGGTCTCCACTACTTGCAG GAGGATCTCCCCCACAACCAGTAGTCCCTACACATAAAGATAAAAGTGGTGCTCCACCAGTTAGAAGCCTGTATGACGAATTGTCTAGTCCTGGGCTTGGATCAACACCTCTAGGCTCAAGAATACCA GCCAGCTTTTCTATAACACAGAGCCCCTTGGTTGGAAGTATGCCATCAACTCCTGGAACAG CTTCAAGTGCGTTCAGTCCTGCAAGTGTTGGGCAGCCTAGGAAGACGACGCTTTCTCCTGCTCAGCTAGATCCTTTTTATACTCAGGGTGATTCCCTGACTTCAGAGGATCAGCTTGATGGCACGTGGGTAACTGTATTTGG ATTTCCTCAAGCATCAGCTTCCTATATTCTTCTACAATTTGCTCAGTATGGAAACATATTAAAGCATGTG ATGTCCAACACAGGAAACTGGATGCATATTCGCTATCAGTCTAAGCTTCAAGCCCGGAAAGCCTTAAGCAAAGATGGAAGAATTTTTGGTGAATCTATCATGATTGGTGTCAAGCCGTGTATAGATAAA ACTGTGATGACAAACTTTGACAGAAGCTCTACATCCTCCATGTCTTCAGCTTTAATTCCACCTACAAAATGCGTCTCCAGCCCACCAGTACAGCCTGCAAATTATACGACGAGGTTTCCCACAATGAGACCTCTTGCACCACCATATAAAGCCTTCGCTAGTGACTACCAG GTGTTTTTGAATGGAGAAACTCCTAGGAAAG gtggtGGACTCCTTGGAGGAAGAACACTGTGCACAGCTGACTGCCCAGGACAGGGACTGTTCTTAGTATTTGCAATGTTAATGGTTTTTTTAGCATTTATTGCTGCTTTATAA
- the NUP35 gene encoding nucleoporin NUP35 isoform X3, translating to MMRDGPRISGFLWGAEPMTLGSPTSPKPGASAQFLPGFLMGDLPAPVTPQPRTLSGPSVGVMEMRSPLLAGGSPPQPVVPTHKDKSGAPPVRSLYDELSSPGLGSTPLGSRIPASFSITQSPLVGSMPSTPGTASSAFSPASVGQPRKTTLSPAQLDPFYTQGDSLTSEDQLDGTWVTVFGFPQASASYILLQFAQYGNILKHVMSNTGNWMHIRYQSKLQARKALSKDGRIFGESIMIGVKPCIDKTVMENFERSSTSSMSSVFTPATKSAGTPVQPANYTTRISTMRPLATAYKASTSDYQVVSDKQTPRKGESIVSKAMEYVFGW from the exons ATGATGCGAGACGGTCCTAGGATCAGCGGCTTCCTCTGGG GAGCTGAGCCAATGACGCTTGGTTCCCCAACATCTCCAAAACCAGGGGCTAGTGCTCAGTTTCTTCCTGGATTCTTGATGGGCGATTTACCTGCACCAGTGACCCCACAACCACGTACTTTAAGCGGCCCTTCGGTTGGTGTGATGGAAATGAGGTCTCCACTACTTGCAG GAGGATCTCCCCCACAACCGGTAGTCCCTACACATAAAGATAAAAGTGGTGCTCCACCAGTTAGAAGCCTGTATGACGAATTGTCTAGTCCTGGGCTTGGATCAACACCTCTAGGCTCAAGAATACCA GCCAGCTTTTCTATAACACAGAGCCCCTTGGTTGGAAGTATGCCATCAACTCCTGGAACAG CTTCAAGTGCGTTCAGTCCTGCAAGTGTTGGGCAGCCTAGGAAGACGACGCTTTCTCCTGCTCAGCTAGATCCTTTTTATACTCAGGGTGATTCCCTGACTTCAGAGGATCAGCTTGATGGCACGTGGGTAACTGTATTTGG ATTTCCTCAAGCATCAGCTTCCTATATTCTTCTACAATTTGCTCAGTATGGAAACATATTAAAGCATGTG ATGTCCAACACAGGAAACTGGATGCATATTCGCTATCAGTCTAAGCTTCAAGCCCGGAAAGCCTTAAGCAAAGATGGAAGAATTTTTGGTGAATCTATCATGATTGGTGTCAAGCCGTGTATAGATAAA ACTGTGATGGAAAACTTTGAAAGAAGCTCTACATCCTCAATGTCTTCAGTTTTTACTCCAGCAACAAAATCTGCTGGCACACCAGTACAGCCTGCAAATTATACTACAAGGATTTCTACAATGAGACCTCTTGCCACAGCATATAAAGCTTCCACTAGTGACTACCAG GTGGTTTCTGACAAACAAACTCCTAGGAAAGGTGAAAGTATTGTATCTAAAGCAATGGAATATGTGTTTGGCTGGTAA
- the NUP35 gene encoding nucleoporin NUP35 isoform X4: protein MAAFAAEPPPAGAEPMTLGSPTSPKPGASAQFLPGFLMGDLPAPVTPQPRTLSGPSVGVMEMRSPLLAGGSPPQPVVPTHKDKSGAPPVRSLYDELSSPGLGSTPLGSRIPASFSITQSPLVGSMPSTPGTASSAFSPASVGQPRKTTLSPAQLDPFYTQGDSLTSEDQLDGTWVTVFGFPQASASYILLQFAQYGNILKHVMSNTGNWMHIRYQSKLQARKALSKDGRIFGESIMIGVKPCIDKTVMENFERSSTSSMSSVFTPATKSAGTPVQPANYTTRISTMRPLATAYKASTSDYQVVSDKQTPRKGESIVSKAMEYVFGW from the exons ATGGCCGCCTTCGCCGCGGAGCCACCGCCCGCAG GAGCTGAGCCAATGACGCTTGGTTCCCCAACATCTCCAAAACCAGGGGCTAGTGCTCAGTTTCTTCCTGGATTCTTGATGGGCGATTTACCTGCACCAGTGACCCCACAACCACGTACTTTAAGCGGCCCTTCGGTTGGTGTGATGGAAATGAGGTCTCCACTACTTGCAG GAGGATCTCCCCCACAACCGGTAGTCCCTACACATAAAGATAAAAGTGGTGCTCCACCAGTTAGAAGCCTGTATGACGAATTGTCTAGTCCTGGGCTTGGATCAACACCTCTAGGCTCAAGAATACCA GCCAGCTTTTCTATAACACAGAGCCCCTTGGTTGGAAGTATGCCATCAACTCCTGGAACAG CTTCAAGTGCGTTCAGTCCTGCAAGTGTTGGGCAGCCTAGGAAGACGACGCTTTCTCCTGCTCAGCTAGATCCTTTTTATACTCAGGGTGATTCCCTGACTTCAGAGGATCAGCTTGATGGCACGTGGGTAACTGTATTTGG ATTTCCTCAAGCATCAGCTTCCTATATTCTTCTACAATTTGCTCAGTATGGAAACATATTAAAGCATGTG ATGTCCAACACAGGAAACTGGATGCATATTCGCTATCAGTCTAAGCTTCAAGCCCGGAAAGCCTTAAGCAAAGATGGAAGAATTTTTGGTGAATCTATCATGATTGGTGTCAAGCCGTGTATAGATAAA ACTGTGATGGAAAACTTTGAAAGAAGCTCTACATCCTCAATGTCTTCAGTTTTTACTCCAGCAACAAAATCTGCTGGCACACCAGTACAGCCTGCAAATTATACTACAAGGATTTCTACAATGAGACCTCTTGCCACAGCATATAAAGCTTCCACTAGTGACTACCAG GTGGTTTCTGACAAACAAACTCCTAGGAAAGGTGAAAGTATTGTATCTAAAGCAATGGAATATGTGTTTGGCTGGTAA